The Symbiobacterium terraclitae genomic interval TTCCATTGTAACAGAAGGGCGGCTTCTTTTGTATTTAGACAAAAAGAAAAGGGGGCTGTCCCTAAGTCATCCTCGATGACTTTTGGGACAGCCCCGTTTCTACTCTGGACGCAGTGCGGGCTGCGCACGCAGCGGTGGCGTCCGGGACCGGCCCGAACCGGGGGCCATGGCAGCATCCCATCACGGGTTCGGATCTGCCGGACAGTGGCGCAGCACACTGAAGTCCCGTATGATCGTTCGCCCTGACTCGTCGGTGTCAAACCAGAGAGTGCCCACGATGGCGACGCCGTGGCCCTCACCCGCCACCGACACCACAAACGGGGCCGCACCGGACGCATCGGTTTCCGCGGGTTCGGCCTCGGGGCGGCAGTACTGGTCGAGGGCGTGGACCGTGGCGAGCTCAACACGGGTCCAGTCCAGCCGGCCGTCGGGCATTTCGGCTTCGGGCAGGGCGGCCTGGAACGCCCGGGCCACATCGGTCGACGAGAAGTAGCGGGGCAGCTCCTCGTCCAGCCCATAGACCGCCGCCAGGTGGGCCGCCCGGAGCACCTCTTCCGGATCGGTCGGGTAGACGAGTTCGTCGCCTTCCGGCACGTACGCCTCGTCGACGATCTCCACCATACGGCGCTTCACGTCCACCGCGTACTTGCGGACCCGGGTATGGCGTGCGGGGTCGCCCATGTCCCACTCCACCAGCAGATACCCGTCATCGGTCACGGATGCGCGCGTCGCCGGGGTGGCGTTGGCGTGCTTCAGGCCCCAGCCGTAGAACAGGCTCCCGAGTAGCTCTCCCTGCTCGCTGCGGAAGGCGGTCAACCCGACCTCGGGCTGCCCGCCCGCACGGCGATGCCAGTAGAGGATGACGGCGCGGTCCTGGCCCGGGAGTCTGTGCACGGACACCTTGTGTTCCGTCTCGTACCACCGGGCGTTGTCACCCCAGACGAACAGCAGCTGCCCGTCGGCGGTGTAGATCTCCACGGGGTCGTAGGTCCACGTGTCGGACAGCCCGTGGATCAACTCATCCTGCCCGTCCCCGTCAAGGTCGGCGGGCACGGCGCCCTCCAGCGGCGGTTCCGCTGTGCCGGTCTCTGCCGGCTGCGGCGGGGACGTCTGCTCCGGTGGCTGATCCTCGTCGGCGCCTGCGACCGCCGGTGGCTGCGACCCGTAGGTGCAGCCGGCCATGGCGACCAACAGCACGAGGAGCAGTGGCAGCAGCCGGAACGCGACGGGTTGTTCGCGCAACATCGGGGATGCACCTCCTGCCCGGTATAACGGGCGACGTGTTCCCCGGGTTACGCCGTACCCCTAGGCTTCCGGGCCAGCACCATCCAGTGGAAGGGCGCCGTCTGCCACCAGGAGGTGGCCCCCAGCCCCGCCGCGTACAGCAGGGCATCCAGGTCGCCGACCAACGGGTAGTCCTCCTCGTCGTCCCAGTACTCGCCGATGGCCGCGCGGGCCTCCTCCCGGGATGCGGGCGAGGCGAACATCACGTCCAGCAGGCAGAGCGTGCCGCCCGGCCGCAGGACTCTGGCCAGTTCGGCGCACGCCGCAGCGCGCCCTGCGGGCGGCACCTCGTGGAAGGCGAAGCTGGAGACGACGGCGTCGAACCTCGCTGCGGCGAAGGGGATCTGGTTGAAGTCACCCACCTCCAGCGTGAAGGCCGGGTGGCGCTCCCCGCAGACCGCCAGCATTTCGGCGGAGGGGTCCACGCCGAACAGCGCGGCGCCCCGTGCGGCCAGGAGCTCGGCCAGGGCGCCGGTGCCGATGCCCACGTCCAGCACCGCCGCACCCGGGGCGACCGGGACCCGGTCGGCTGCCGCCAGCAGGCTGGCGCGGTACCCGGCCAGCGGGCCCGCCTTCGGCCCGTCGCTGCCGGCCAGGCTCAGGTCGTAGGTCCGGGCCCAGTGGTCGAAGAGCGCCCGGCTCTCCTCAGGCGTGCGTGGCATGAAAGCGATCCTCCCCTCGGTGGCGCGATGTGTACTGGTGCACCATCTGCACCTGTTCACCAGAGATCGCACAGCGCCCTGCCGCGCCCACCGGGAGGGAACGGGTCGACCCGGCCTCTCCGGGGGTGTGCTGTGGGGTCCGCCCTGGACAGGCCGTAACTATAGCCACCGCAGGACGTTAAGCCTGTCGGGAGGTGTAGCACCCATGTGGTTCAGTCGTCGTCGCTCTGCTCGGGTAGCCCTGATGCTGCTGGCGGCGCTGCTGGCCGGGTGTGCCGGCGCACCGGCGGCCAGTTCGCTTCCGGATCCACCCGCACCGGCGGGGGAGCCGGCGGGCCGCATGACGGAGGGGCGCGCAGCCCTCAGGCCGCCGGCGGTGGAGGCCGTGGGTGCCGACCGGGTGTGGGTTGGCGGAGACGGGTTTATCCTGGGCAGCGCCGACGGCGGCGCCACCTGGCGCGAGCAGTGGCGGGGAGACGGCCAGGTCCGCGAACTGCGCTTTCTTGACGCCCGCACGGGCTGGGCGCTCACCGACCAGGGAGTCATGGCCGCCGCGGACGGCGAGACGTGGGCGGTCGTCGGCGACCAGGCGCTTGCTGACCTCTTCGTGCTCGATGCAGCCACCCTGTACGGCATCGCCCCCGAGGGGCTGGTCGTGAGTGGGGACGGGGGCAGGACCTGGGCGGTCATCCCGGGGACGCAGGGGACAGTGGCCGCGTGCTTCGCCGGCCGCACCGCGGGCTGGGTGACGGACGGCCGCACGGCCCGGCGCACCCGTGACGGCGGCGCCGCCTGGACCGAACTGGCCGGGCTGCCCACCAGACAGAGGGCCGCGGAGTCCGAGGCCCGAACCCCCGCTGCGGCCCCAGCCCCTGCTCCGGTGCCGGCGCCCAGCATACCGCCGACCCGGGAGGAGGTGCGCGAGCGCATTCTCCGGGAGCTCAACGACAACCGAACCACCCTGGAGCAGCACCTCAACTTCCTGGCCGGGCGCGCCGACCGGGATGACGAGGTACCCTGGCTCGCCGCCGACCTGGACGCAGACGGCAGCGACGAGTACGTGCTGGCACTGGAGGTGCAGGACAACAACCCGTGGGGCACCGGGGCTGCCCTGTTCGTGCTCTACCGCCAGGGCGACGCCTGGCAGGTGGACTACAGCGAGCCCATGGCCCCGGAGGTCGAGGGCGAGCTGATGGCCCCGCACCTGCATGCCGCGGCGGACCTGACCGGCAGTGGCCGGCCGCAGATCGTCTGGTTCCGGCGTGAAATGATCGCCACGGGACCCCAGCCCCACTTCGTCTTCGTGACGGCCTGGGAGCCGGGGCGCTTCTCCCACCTGCCGGGGACGATGGCGCTCAGCAACGCCCGGGTGTCGCTGGACGGATCGGACGTGGTGCTGACGGGCATCAGCCGGAGCAACTCTTACCTGCCGGTGAGCGAGCGCACCGACCGGTACCGCTACGTGGACGGCGAGTTCCGGCTGGTGGACCGGCGGTTCACCGAGCAGCCCGAGGACGGCTACGCCCGCCTCTGGGACGGGCTGGTGGCGGAGTCGGTCGGCCGGGTCGAGGATGCGCTCACCGCTTACCGGGAGGCGATGGATCCCGACCGTCCCGCGCACTCGGGCGTCATCCGGCGGTACAACAGCCCGCCCCGGGTGCTGACGGATGAGGAGACGGCCCGGTTCGCCCCGGCCCTGCGCGCCTTCGCCCGGTTCCGGCTGGGGGCCCTGCTGCTGGCGGAGGGCCGGAAGGAGGAGGCCCTGGAGGCCCTGGCCGCAGGCAGTCCCTACGCCGGGCTGCTGGAGGCGGCAATGGCTGCAGGCGACCGGCCAGCCGCCTGCCAGGCTGCGGCGGACTGGGCCGCAGTCAACCCCGCGTTCCTGGATGCGCTCAACCTGGGGGTGGGGACGGACCCTTGGACGGCCGACATCCTGTGTGGGCACATCGACATCGACGACCGCGGGCCGTGGGAGTACATGCAGTCGAACTGAAGGGGTCGGCCCTCGTCGCTCTCCGGCACCAGGTTGGACAGGCTCCGCGCACAGGCTCGTCACCAGCCGCAGGCTCGAGGCCCAGAGCCGCCACCGAAACTTAGAGCACGCCTACAGAGTTCGACAGACTCAAGGGCGTGCTCTGTGTTGTCTCCCTAGCCCTTTCCCCGGTTCCGTTCGTACAGCGCGATGAAGTCGTCGACCGGGAACAGGGCCACCGCCCGGCCGATCAGGTCCAGCGGGATGTCCTCCGGCTTCTTGAAGCGGACGCAGCTCTTGCCCATGTCCAGCCTCTTGCCCGTCTTCGCGAACTCCTGGCGGAACCACTCCCCGTGCGACTCGTCGCCGTAGACGCCCATGAGGTAGACCGAGATGTAGTTCTTCTGCGACGCAATCGCGGCGTAGCCCAGGGGGAGGCCGTTGTACGTGTTCGGATACCGGCTGAGGGGAACCACGTAGTTGATCATCCCGTACTGGAAGACCTCTTCGTAGCCCTCCGGCAGGTTGGCCAGGATCACCTCCCGCAGGGCGTTCAGCGCGGCCCGGCGGTCCTCGGGCAGGCTCTCCAGGTACTCGGCCACCGTGCTGATCTGCGTCGGCATGCGGAGCCAGTCACTCCTTTCCAGGGGCTTCCTGCGCCCACTCATGAGTATTCCCTGCCCGGGTGCCGCACTCCTTGTCGGCCGCGCAGAGCCCCGGGGCCTCGATGGCGACAGGCTCTTAACCCATGTCACCATTGCGGCCGGGCATAACTACATTTCTCTGTGTTGTTTGACAACAGGCCGGGACGGTAAGGTAAGAATGGAGGTGTCACACCCGCGACACTTCGGACCAAACCTCAAAAAGGGGGAAGCGACATGAGTCAGACCGCAGCAGCAGGTTCCTCCAACGTTGCTCGCACCCGCATCCAGGCCTTCGGCCGGTTCCTGAGCGGCATGGTCATGCCCAACATCGGCGCCTTCATCGCATGGGGTCTCATCACCGCATTCTTCATTCCGACCGGTTGGTTGCCCAACGAGGGCTTCGCCACGCTGGTCGGTCCGATGATCACCTACCTGCTCCCGCTGCTGATCGCCTACACCGGCGGCAAGGCCGTCCACGGCGTGCGCGGCGGCGTGGTCGGCGCCGTTGCGGCCATGGGCGTCATCGTCGGCGCCGACATCCCGATGTTCATCGGCGCCATGATCATGGGCCCGCTGGGCGGCTGGCTCATCAAGAAGCTCGACGAGGCGATCGAGGGCAAGATCCCCGCCGGCTTCGAGATGCTGGTCAACAACTTCTCCGCCGGCATCCTCGGCATGATCCTCGTCCTCCTGGCCTACAAGGCCATCGGTCCGACGGTGCTCGCCCTCAACAACGTCCTGGCCGCGGGCGTTCAGTGGATCGTGAACGCGGGCCTGCTGCCGCTGGCGAATCTGTTCATCGAGCCCGGCAAGATCCTGTTCCTCAACAACGCCATCAACCACGGCATCCTCGGCCCGCTCGGCGTCGCGCAGGTGCAGGAGACCGGCAAGTCGATCTTCTTCCTGCTCGAGACTAATCCGGGTCCCGGCCTCGGCCTCCTGCTGGCCTACTGGCTGTTCGGCAAGGGTACCGTGAAGCAGTCCGCCCCCGGTGCGATCATCATCCACTTCTTCGGCGGCATTCACGAGATCTACTTCCCGTACGTGCTGATGAACCCGATCTCCGTCCTGGCCGTGATGGCCGGCGGCGTCGCCGGTACCTTCACGTTCACGATCACCCGCGCCGGCCTCGTCGCCACCCCGTCGCCGGGCTCCATCTTCGCGGAGATGGCCATGGCGCCGAAGGGCGGGCTCCTCCCGGTCCTGCTCGGCATCCTGGTGGCGGCAGCCGTCTCCTTCGTCGTCGCCATCCCGCTGGTGAAGAGGCATACTAGGACCGCGACCGACGAGGACCTCGAGGAGGCCAAGGCGACCACCCAGGCCCTCAAGGGCAAGGGCGGCGTCAAGAAGATCGTCTTCGCCTGCGACGCCGGCATGGGCTCCTCCGCCATGGGCGCCTCCGTGCTGCGCCGGAAGATCCAGGAGCGCGGGCTGAACGTCGCCGTGGTCCACTCGGCGGTCAACGAGATCCCGGAAGACGCCGACATCATCATCACCCACAAGCAGCTGGCCGACCGGGCTCGCCAGAAGGCGGGCAACGCCCAGGTGATTGAGGTCGAGAACTTCGTCAACAACCCCGTGTACGACGAGATCGTCTCCAACCTGAAGTAGCGCGGCGGTGGGGGAGGGGCTCTGGCATCAGACTCCCTCCCCCGCCTCATGGGGGGTCATGAAGTGGCCGAGACAGAGCTCACCGCCCGTCAGATCCGGCTGGCGGACCGGCTCCTGCGCGCGCGGCAGCCGGTCACGGTGGCCGCGCTGGCCTCCGCCCTCGACGTGAGCACCCGCACCCTGCAGCGCGACCTGCCCCACGTGCAGCGGTGGCTTGCAGGCAACGGCGTGCGGCTGTCCGCCCGCCCCCGGACCGGCCTCAGGGTGGTCGCCACCGCCCACCAGGTGGAGCGTGCGCTGGCACAGCTCGCCGCCCTGCAGCAGAGGCCCGGGCTGAGCCCGGAGGAGCGCCAGGAGCGTCTCCGCCAGGAGCTGCTCGTGATCCGCAGCGCCAAGCTGCTCTACTTCGCCCGCCGCTTCGGCGTCACCGAAGCGACGGTCAGCCACGACCTGGACCGCATAGAGCCCTGGTTCGCCGAGCGGGGCCTGACCCTGCTCCGCAAGCCCGGATACGGCATCGAGCTTCAGGGGCCGGAGCGCTGCTTCCGGGGAGCGATCATCGACCTCCTGCGGGAGCGGCTGACCGACGAGCGCCTCATCGAGGGGCTCCGACAGCTGACCGAGCCCATGGGTTCCAACCTGACAGAGACAGCCTCCGCCCTGCTCCTCCGCTTCGTGGACCGCGAGACCGTGGTCCGAGTCGAGGCGGCGGTGCGGGCGTTGAACAGCCGCCTGCCCCAACCGATGGCGGACGGGGCTGCGGCCGGCCTCGTGGTTCACCTCGCCCTGGCGATGGAGCGGCTCCGCAGCGGCGGGGCGATCCACTTCCCCGCTGAGACCCTGGAGGCGCTGAAGCGCACCCGGGAGTGGGCCTTCGCCTCCGAGCTGGCCGGGCACATCGCCGCGGACATGGGCCTGCAGATCCCCGAGGAGGAGGTCGGCTACATCACCATGCACCTGCGCGGGGCCCGGCTCTGGCTGGCCCCGGGGCCGCGGTCGCCAGGCGAGCCGGGCGACCCGGGTGACCCCGAGCGGCAGGAGGCGATGGTCCTGGCGCACACCATGGCGGCCACCGCCGAGGGGCTGCTGGGGGTGCCGCTGGCCGGCGAGGAGACCCTGATCCGCTCGCTGGCGGTCCACCTGGTGCCCGCCATCCACCGGCTCCGGATGGGCCTGGAGATCCGCAACCCGCTCCTGCAGCGCATCCGGACGGAGTACCCGGAGCTCTTCGAGGCGAGCCGCCAGGTCTGCGCCCTCATGGCGGGATACCTGGGGGTGGTCGTCCCGGATGCCGAGGTCGGCTACGTGGCGATGCACCTCGGTGCCGCGCTGGAGCGCATCCGGATCCGCCAGGAGGCCCGGTACCGGGCCGTGCTCACCTGCCCGTCGGGGGTGGGTTCGTCGCAGATGCTGGCCGGGCGCGTCGCAGTGATGCTGCCTGAGGTCGAGGTGGTCGCCGTCACCTCGTTCACGGAGCTGCCCGACCTGCTGGCCCGGCTGCCAGAGCCGCCGGACCTGGTGATCTCCACCGTCTCCCTGGACCTTGCGGAGCCGCCGGTGGTGCTGGTCAGCCCGCTGCTGAACCGCGCCGACGTCGAGGCGATCCGCCGGGTGCTGGACCAGCTCCCTCAGCGCCAGGGCCGGCCTGTGGGCCGGAACGAGGAGCGGTGGCCCCGGGCCGAGTCGGCCCGCCCCCGCTCCCTGAAGCCCCTGATGGCGGCCCGGCGGGCTGCGGCCATGGGGCAGGTGATCGTCGACCTGCTGCGCGACTTCCGGCTGCGCCCCCTGGAGCGGGGCGACCCGGTGGCGTCGGCATGCGGCCTGCTGGCCGGCGCGGGGCTGCTGGCGGACCGGGGCCGGCTGGAGGCGGACCTCCGGCGGCGGGAGGCGCTGGGGCGCACCGAGGTGGCCCCGGGACTCTGGCTCCTGCACGCCCGCACGGCTGCCGTGACCAGGCCCGTCCTGGGGCTGCTGCGCGCACCCGGGGAGGCGTACCTGGTGATGCTGGCGCCCGTCGAGGCGAGCCCCGAAGCGCTGGAGGCGCTGGGCGTGGTCAGCAGCGCCCTGGTGGAGTCGCCGGAGCTGGTCGACGCCCTCCGCCACCGTTCCGAGGAGTACGTCCGGGAGGCCATAGGGGAGGTTCTCACGCCCCTGTTGCTCCTCCCGCCAGACCCAACGCAATCTGATGCAGAAAGCGAGCGATAGCCATGTTCTCTAGGCGGGAACCCGCCCGACCGATTCTCACCGCAGCGGACATCATTCTCGACGCCAAGGCGGCGGACAAGTGGGAGGCGATCCGGCTGGTCGGCAACCGGCTGGTGGAGGCCGGCCACGTCGAACCGGGTTACGTGGACGCCATGATCGAACGGGAGAAGGGCTTCACCACCTACGTGGGCAACGGCCTGGCGATCCCCCACGGCGTGGCGGAGAGCAAGCGGTTCATCCGCTCCTCGGGCCTTGCCATCGCCCAGTTTCCCCGGGGCATCGACTTCGGCGAGGGCAACGTCGCGTACCTGGTCATCGGCATCGCCGGCAAGGGCGACCAGCACCTGGAGCTGCTCTCCTCCATCGCCCTGCGCTGCGAGAACCCCGACGAGGTGAAGCGGCTGGCGCAGACCCGCAGTGCGGAGGACCTGCTCAGGGCCTTCCTGTGAGCGAGCGATCCCGGGCGCTGCCGAATAGACGCTGACGGAAGGATGTCGTTATGTTCGCCTTGCACTTCGGGGCCGGCAACATCGGCCGCGGTTTCATCGGCTACCTCCTGGCCAGGTCCGGCCACCAGGTGACCTTTGTGGACGTGAACCCGGAGCTGGTCAGGCTGATCCAGGAGCGGGGCAGGTACAGCGTGCACCTGCTGGGCGCAGAGCAGCGGGTGGAGTGGGTGGAGGGGGTGAGCGCCCTCGACGGGCGTGAGCAGGAGGTCGTGGCCGCCGCGGTGGCGCGGGCCGACCTGGTCACCACCTCCGTCGGCGCCGGCGTGCTGCCGCGCCTCGCCCCGGCGATCGCCGACGGGCTCCGCCGCCGGGGCGGAAGGCCCCTGCACATCATCGCCTGCGAAAATATGATCGGCGCCAGCGCCTTCCTGCGGGACGAGGTGCTGAAGCTCACCGGCGGCGACGCCCTGGGCGCGGCGTTCCCCAACGCGGTGGTCGACCGCATCGTGCCGCCTTTCGCGCCAACCGGGGAGGACCCGCTGGCCATCGGAGTTGAGCCCTACTGCGAGTGGCTGGTGGAGGAGGAGGCCTTTGTGGCCGACGTGCCTCCGGTGGAGGGCATGAAGCGCGTGGCCAACCTGGGCGCCTTCGTGGAGCGCAAGCTCTTCGGCCTGAATATGGGCCACGCCGTCATCGCCTACCTGGGCTACCTGCGGGGGCACCGCCTGATCGGCGAGGCCATCGCCGACCCCTTCGTCAGGGCGGGCCTCTACGGGGCGCTGGTGGAGGCCGGCCTCACCCTCTGCCTGCGACACGGCTTCAGCGAGGCGGAGCAGGCCCGCTACGCGGCGACCACAATCTCCCGGTTCGAGAACCCCGCACTGGTGGACCCCGTGACCCGGGTCGGCCGGGAGCCGGCCCGCAAGCTGGGGCCGCAGGACCGGCTGGTCCGGCCCGCGCTCCTGGCCCTGGAGGCCGGAATCATCCCCCGGTGCCTCGCCCGGGCTATTGCCGCCGCCTTCCTCTTCGACCCGGCGGAGGATCCGGGTGCGGTCGCCCTGGCCGGCCGGGCCCGGGCCGAGGGGTTGGCGCCGATGCTGACGGAGGTCTGCGGGCTGCCTGCCGACTCGCTCCTGCGGCGGCTCGTGGAGGAGGAGTACGCCCTGCTCCGGTCCTTCGACGAGAGCGCGTGACGCAAGACCAATCGGCCACCCCCCTGTCACAAGGGGGGTGGCCGCCGCTCTAGTACGGGTCTTTCACGTCCCAGTCGTCGTACCCGCCGCCCTCGGTGTTCCAGGCCACGAACAGGACCGGGCTCACCGTTCGCCCGTGCTCGTTCACGGCGACGGCGCAGAAACCGGCTGTCCTCCCACCGTTGGATGTTCCGGTGAGCGCCCAGCGATTTGGGTCGCCGCCGGGGTGTTCCACTGGGCTGTACTCCCGCGAGTGCAGGTAGCCGTCCCTGTCCAGGTCGGGTGCTTCTCCCGGCTCGAACGCTTGGAAGTAAACTTCGTCAGCCCCCTCAACTTCGGCCAGCAGCCTGTAGTTCACCGGGGGCGCAATGTGCCATCCGTTCTCTACAGCGAAGTGCGATATCTCTAGGCGGCGGAAAGCCGGCCGCCTGACGGGATCCCCGGCGTTCCGCCCGGACGTGTCCGGTGCGGGAGGCGCCGGGGATTCCCACACTTG includes:
- a CDS encoding class I SAM-dependent methyltransferase, with the protein product MPRTPEESRALFDHWARTYDLSLAGSDGPKAGPLAGYRASLLAAADRVPVAPGAAVLDVGIGTGALAELLAARGAALFGVDPSAEMLAVCGERHPAFTLEVGDFNQIPFAAARFDAVVSSFAFHEVPPAGRAAACAELARVLRPGGTLCLLDVMFASPASREEARAAIGEYWDDEEDYPLVGDLDALLYAAGLGATSWWQTAPFHWMVLARKPRGTA
- a CDS encoding DUF1801 domain-containing protein, whose product is MPTQISTVAEYLESLPEDRRAALNALREVILANLPEGYEEVFQYGMINYVVPLSRYPNTYNGLPLGYAAIASQKNYISVYLMGVYGDESHGEWFRQEFAKTGKRLDMGKSCVRFKKPEDIPLDLIGRAVALFPVDDFIALYERNRGKG
- a CDS encoding PTS mannitol transporter subunit IICB, whose protein sequence is MSQTAAAGSSNVARTRIQAFGRFLSGMVMPNIGAFIAWGLITAFFIPTGWLPNEGFATLVGPMITYLLPLLIAYTGGKAVHGVRGGVVGAVAAMGVIVGADIPMFIGAMIMGPLGGWLIKKLDEAIEGKIPAGFEMLVNNFSAGILGMILVLLAYKAIGPTVLALNNVLAAGVQWIVNAGLLPLANLFIEPGKILFLNNAINHGILGPLGVAQVQETGKSIFFLLETNPGPGLGLLLAYWLFGKGTVKQSAPGAIIIHFFGGIHEIYFPYVLMNPISVLAVMAGGVAGTFTFTITRAGLVATPSPGSIFAEMAMAPKGGLLPVLLGILVAAAVSFVVAIPLVKRHTRTATDEDLEEAKATTQALKGKGGVKKIVFACDAGMGSSAMGASVLRRKIQERGLNVAVVHSAVNEIPEDADIIITHKQLADRARQKAGNAQVIEVENFVNNPVYDEIVSNLK
- a CDS encoding BglG family transcription antiterminator; its protein translation is MAETELTARQIRLADRLLRARQPVTVAALASALDVSTRTLQRDLPHVQRWLAGNGVRLSARPRTGLRVVATAHQVERALAQLAALQQRPGLSPEERQERLRQELLVIRSAKLLYFARRFGVTEATVSHDLDRIEPWFAERGLTLLRKPGYGIELQGPERCFRGAIIDLLRERLTDERLIEGLRQLTEPMGSNLTETASALLLRFVDRETVVRVEAAVRALNSRLPQPMADGAAAGLVVHLALAMERLRSGGAIHFPAETLEALKRTREWAFASELAGHIAADMGLQIPEEEVGYITMHLRGARLWLAPGPRSPGEPGDPGDPERQEAMVLAHTMAATAEGLLGVPLAGEETLIRSLAVHLVPAIHRLRMGLEIRNPLLQRIRTEYPELFEASRQVCALMAGYLGVVVPDAEVGYVAMHLGAALERIRIRQEARYRAVLTCPSGVGSSQMLAGRVAVMLPEVEVVAVTSFTELPDLLARLPEPPDLVISTVSLDLAEPPVVLVSPLLNRADVEAIRRVLDQLPQRQGRPVGRNEERWPRAESARPRSLKPLMAARRAAAMGQVIVDLLRDFRLRPLERGDPVASACGLLAGAGLLADRGRLEADLRRREALGRTEVAPGLWLLHARTAAVTRPVLGLLRAPGEAYLVMLAPVEASPEALEALGVVSSALVESPELVDALRHRSEEYVREAIGEVLTPLLLLPPDPTQSDAESER
- a CDS encoding PTS sugar transporter subunit IIA; amino-acid sequence: MFSRREPARPILTAADIILDAKAADKWEAIRLVGNRLVEAGHVEPGYVDAMIEREKGFTTYVGNGLAIPHGVAESKRFIRSSGLAIAQFPRGIDFGEGNVAYLVIGIAGKGDQHLELLSSIALRCENPDEVKRLAQTRSAEDLLRAFL
- a CDS encoding mannitol-1-phosphate 5-dehydrogenase; this encodes MFALHFGAGNIGRGFIGYLLARSGHQVTFVDVNPELVRLIQERGRYSVHLLGAEQRVEWVEGVSALDGREQEVVAAAVARADLVTTSVGAGVLPRLAPAIADGLRRRGGRPLHIIACENMIGASAFLRDEVLKLTGGDALGAAFPNAVVDRIVPPFAPTGEDPLAIGVEPYCEWLVEEEAFVADVPPVEGMKRVANLGAFVERKLFGLNMGHAVIAYLGYLRGHRLIGEAIADPFVRAGLYGALVEAGLTLCLRHGFSEAEQARYAATTISRFENPALVDPVTRVGREPARKLGPQDRLVRPALLALEAGIIPRCLARAIAAAFLFDPAEDPGAVALAGRARAEGLAPMLTEVCGLPADSLLRRLVEEEYALLRSFDESA